The following are from one region of the Nitrospirota bacterium genome:
- a CDS encoding sigma 54-interacting transcriptional regulator, which yields MVNLSDILNAGILIVDDLEANVLLLDRMLHGAGYTCVASTMDPHEVCELHRKNRYDLILLDLQMPGMDGFQVMEGLKAIETDSYVPVLVITAQPGHKLRALEAGAKDFISKPFDLAEVKTRIHNMLEVRLLYKKIENYNKMLEQTVQERTGELVRANEQLSREIVERKVTEESLQSANAENKQLKDRFHAENIYLRTDLDREFNFGEIIGRSKALEYVFFKVEQVAPQDATVLLLGETGTGKGVVARSIHSRSSPARHAGPFITVNCSALPASLIESELFGREKGAFTGSHDRQMGRFELADNSTLFLDEIGEMPMDLQTKLLRVIQDGEFERLGGPKTIKVNVRIIASTNRNLEEEIRKGRFREDLFYRLNVFPITIPPLRQRKEDIPLLVDYFVAKFNKKTGKKIETVSKDTLNVLQEYNWPGNVRELESIIERAVITSQGTGLQILDRFVNSLKAGEQKAQDCKALVEIERDHIFQALEKTGWRIEGKKGAAEMLGLNPSTLRSRMRKDGIRRS from the coding sequence TGCTGCACGGGGCCGGCTATACTTGCGTCGCGTCTACGATGGACCCGCACGAGGTCTGCGAGCTACACCGCAAGAACCGCTACGACCTGATTCTGCTCGATTTGCAGATGCCCGGCATGGATGGATTCCAGGTGATGGAAGGCCTGAAGGCAATTGAAACGGACAGCTACGTTCCGGTCCTCGTGATCACCGCCCAACCGGGTCACAAGCTGCGGGCGCTGGAAGCCGGCGCGAAGGACTTCATCAGCAAACCGTTTGATCTGGCCGAAGTAAAGACACGTATCCACAACATGCTGGAAGTGCGGCTGTTGTATAAAAAAATCGAGAATTACAACAAGATGCTGGAACAGACGGTGCAGGAACGGACTGGAGAGCTGGTCAGAGCAAACGAGCAGCTTTCGCGGGAAATAGTGGAGCGCAAGGTAACGGAAGAGTCGCTCCAAAGCGCGAACGCGGAGAACAAGCAGTTAAAGGACCGGTTCCATGCTGAGAACATCTACCTTCGCACAGATCTCGACAGGGAGTTCAACTTCGGCGAGATTATCGGGCGAAGCAAAGCTCTCGAGTATGTGTTCTTCAAGGTCGAACAGGTGGCGCCCCAGGACGCGACCGTTCTCCTCCTTGGCGAGACCGGCACGGGGAAGGGAGTAGTAGCGCGCTCCATTCACAGCAGGAGCAGCCCCGCGCGGCACGCGGGGCCGTTTATAACGGTCAACTGCTCGGCGCTCCCGGCGAGCCTCATCGAAAGCGAGCTCTTCGGGCGGGAAAAGGGCGCGTTCACCGGCTCCCATGACCGGCAGATGGGGCGCTTCGAACTTGCCGACAACAGCACCCTGTTTCTCGACGAGATCGGCGAGATGCCGATGGACCTTCAGACCAAGCTGCTCAGGGTCATCCAGGACGGCGAGTTTGAGCGGCTGGGCGGCCCAAAGACCATCAAGGTCAATGTGCGGATCATCGCGTCCACCAATCGGAATCTGGAGGAAGAAATCCGGAAGGGCAGGTTCAGGGAAGACCTGTTCTACCGGTTGAATGTTTTCCCCATCACGATCCCGCCGCTCCGGCAGCGCAAGGAGGACATCCCGCTTCTTGTCGATTATTTTGTCGCCAAATTCAACAAGAAAACAGGAAAGAAGATCGAGACCGTATCGAAAGACACCCTGAACGTCCTCCAGGAATACAACTGGCCGGGCAACGTGCGCGAGCTGGAGAGTATCATCGAGCGGGCGGTGATCACGAGCCAGGGGACCGGGTTGCAGATACTGGACCGGTTCGTGAATTCTCTGAAGGCTGGTGAACAGAAGGCGCAGGACTGCAAGGCCCTTGTCGAGATCGAACGGGACCACATCTTCCAGGCGCTCGAGAAAACCGGGTGGAGGATTGAAGGGAAAAAAGGCGCAGCAGAGATGCTCGGCCTCAACCCCAGCACGCTTCGCAGCCGGATGCGGAAAGACGGCATCCGCCGTTCATAA